A window from Flavobacteriales bacterium encodes these proteins:
- the yidC gene encoding membrane protein insertase YidC has product MDRNSITGVILIVLIVVGYNALFPPVIEVEAETSDNNNTTVIVEEATVNEETNTIIVSDTTELNDLHQRTFGVFAPSAQGSDEDIVIENDVLKLSISPKGGRIVSAILKDYQTTDSLPLNLVDRDSSAFNITFFSEGNRIINTQDLYFKSVDKSDRSVAMRMMASNGGYLEYVYQLNDGDYMMDFNVNTVGLEKIIPSNRNDLELKWSINLPSTEKSIENERMYSTVYYKYLNDEVDYLSETKDDEESLEGKAQWIGLKHQFFSSVLINNDGFEKPTSVKTTTKESSTNFVKNLEVETQLAYNHNSRESIPLKLYLGPNHYETLSAYNMDLERMIPLGWGIFRWVNKYAVIPIFNWLDNSITNYGIIILIMTFIIKMALAPFTLKAYKSQAKMKVLKPEIDKITEKHKDKDPMKAQQATMALYKKAGVNPLGGCIPMLLQMPILFALFRFFPASIELRQKSFLWATDLSTYDSVLDLPFEIPFYGDHVSLFTLLMTISTLLYTRMNSQMSGPQMAQMKWMMYLMPIMFLGFFNNYAAGLSYYYFLANMVTFGQQFVMRKYFINEDEILAQIENNKKKPVKKSKFQKRLEDMAKKQQEAANKRR; this is encoded by the coding sequence ATGGACAGAAATTCCATAACAGGCGTCATTTTAATTGTACTAATAGTAGTTGGCTACAATGCCCTATTCCCACCAGTAATTGAAGTTGAAGCAGAAACATCTGACAACAACAACACTACTGTTATTGTAGAAGAAGCCACTGTTAATGAAGAAACGAATACTATTATTGTTTCAGACACTACTGAACTCAATGATTTACACCAACGTACATTTGGTGTATTTGCTCCGTCGGCACAGGGTAGCGATGAAGACATCGTTATTGAAAATGATGTTTTGAAATTATCCATTTCACCTAAAGGAGGACGAATAGTTTCTGCTATTTTGAAAGATTATCAAACTACTGATTCTTTACCCCTAAATCTTGTCGATAGAGATTCTTCGGCCTTTAACATCACATTCTTTTCTGAAGGAAATCGTATTATAAATACCCAAGACTTATATTTCAAATCAGTAGATAAATCAGACCGTTCTGTCGCTATGCGTATGATGGCGTCTAATGGTGGATATTTGGAATACGTTTACCAACTCAATGACGGCGATTACATGATGGACTTCAATGTAAATACTGTTGGTTTAGAGAAAATTATCCCTTCCAATCGCAATGATTTAGAGTTAAAATGGTCTATCAATTTGCCTAGTACTGAAAAGAGTATAGAAAATGAAAGAATGTATTCTACAGTTTACTACAAATACCTCAACGACGAAGTAGATTACCTTTCAGAAACTAAAGATGATGAGGAAAGTTTAGAAGGAAAAGCCCAATGGATTGGACTTAAACACCAATTCTTTAGCTCAGTACTTATCAATAATGACGGTTTCGAAAAACCGACTTCAGTAAAAACCACAACTAAAGAAAGTTCGACAAATTTTGTGAAAAATCTTGAGGTAGAAACTCAACTGGCATACAATCATAATTCTAGAGAAAGTATACCCTTAAAATTGTACTTAGGTCCTAACCACTACGAAACACTTTCAGCCTATAATATGGATTTGGAAAGAATGATACCTTTAGGTTGGGGTATCTTCAGATGGGTTAATAAATATGCTGTTATTCCTATTTTTAATTGGTTAGACAACAGTATAACCAATTACGGTATCATCATTTTAATAATGACTTTCATCATTAAGATGGCTCTAGCACCATTTACATTGAAGGCTTACAAATCACAAGCTAAAATGAAGGTTCTAAAACCTGAAATTGATAAAATTACCGAAAAGCATAAAGATAAAGATCCGATGAAAGCGCAACAAGCTACTATGGCACTTTACAAAAAAGCTGGAGTTAACCCTCTTGGAGGTTGTATCCCCATGCTATTACAGATGCCTATTTTATTTGCATTGTTCCGTTTCTTCCCTGCTAGTATAGAACTTCGTCAAAAATCCTTTTTGTGGGCAACGGATTTATCCACTTACGATTCGGTTCTTGATTTACCGTTTGAGATTCCGTTTTATGGCGACCATGTTAGTTTGTTTACTCTACTTATGACTATTTCTACATTGTTATATACCAGAATGAATAGTCAGATGAGTGGACCACAAATGGCACAAATGAAGTGGATGATGTACCTCATGCCAATCATGTTCTTGGGCTTCTTCAACAACTATGCTGCTGGATTGAGTTATTACTATTTCCTAGCCAATATGGTAACCTTTGGACAGCAATTTGTAATGAGAAAATATTTCATTAACGAAGATGAAATTTTGGCTCAAATAGAGAATAACAAGAAAAAGCCTGTTAAGAAATCTAAATTCCAAAAGCGTTTGGAAGATATGGCTAAGAAACAACAAGAAGCTGCCAATAAAAGAAGGTAG
- a CDS encoding menaquinone biosynthesis protein produces the protein MKVCSVSYLNSIPFVYGLENSGIEVDLSLEIPSVCGQKLQNNEVDLALLPIAVIPTLDYADVVSPYCISSDGAVQTVCLFSEVPLEQIDTILLDYHSRTSNALVQLLSKHFWKIQPKFKKSDVDFESNIQGNTAGVIIGDRAYNYRDSFPFVYDLSEEWKKFSGLPFVFACWVSNKPLDSSFKKAFSSALQYGISNLDLALSEKSEDFDTQIDKTKYLTEVINYDLTDEKRKSMQMFLDLIS, from the coding sequence TTGAAAGTTTGTTCAGTTTCGTACTTAAATAGTATTCCATTTGTTTATGGTTTAGAAAATAGTGGTATAGAAGTAGATTTATCACTAGAAATTCCTTCGGTATGTGGGCAAAAGTTACAAAATAATGAGGTGGACTTAGCCTTATTGCCTATTGCAGTTATTCCTACTTTAGATTATGCTGATGTAGTAAGTCCTTATTGTATTTCTTCTGATGGGGCTGTGCAGACTGTTTGCTTATTTAGTGAAGTGCCTTTAGAACAGATTGATACCATATTGTTGGATTATCATTCACGGACTTCAAATGCACTCGTTCAATTATTATCCAAACACTTTTGGAAAATACAGCCTAAGTTTAAAAAATCAGATGTAGATTTCGAGTCCAATATTCAGGGTAATACGGCTGGTGTCATAATAGGAGATAGGGCTTACAATTACAGAGATAGTTTTCCATTTGTTTATGATTTATCTGAAGAATGGAAAAAATTCAGTGGATTGCCTTTTGTCTTTGCCTGTTGGGTGAGTAATAAACCTTTAGATTCGTCTTTCAAAAAAGCCTTTTCTTCTGCTTTACAATACGGTATTTCTAATTTAGACTTAGCTTTATCAGAAAAGTCAGAAGATTTTGATACTCAAATTGATAAAACGAAATACCTCACTGAAGTGATAAATTACGATTTGACTGATGAGAAAAGAAAATCGATGCAGATGTTCTTAGATTTAATCTCCTAA